The Spodoptera frugiperda isolate SF20-4 chromosome 2, AGI-APGP_CSIRO_Sfru_2.0, whole genome shotgun sequence genome includes the window aattataaactttgaCAAAACATGAGCAAACTTCATACGGAACTGCGGCCGTGGTTAACAACATAGTGTAGACAAGATCAACATCAAGaacattacatacaatatacataaatataataaattcaacaaaatgTTCGAATCAAGTTTGTAAAAGCTTTTCGTTCGATTTTAAAATGTGCTCCCCTTTCGCTGCAATGCGAGCATTGCTTTGTTAAAGTGCACCGATATTTGAGAAAGATCAATGTcgtttttttatcttatttactaATAACTCCATTAACAGTACATTTTAACGCTTAGCTAAATCAGTCTAATTCTTAAAGCGACATTAATGTCTAACAATAAAGCTTAAACAAATGCTATACAAATCATACACTGGAAATTTTCAAGTACATAATAAGGCCACCACTATGTGTAATGTTAATTGTTATGCAAACCGATTTACATCCAAAACTAAagataaaattagtaaaatgttaatattgaCACCAaactaatttaatgttattggaATTTCTTCAGGATCataaaatcaaattttattagAATGTAATTTAACTTAAACAGAGGCGGTAtgttattcattataatttacactgaaaatatacattgattaatttatatttttacataacaatcttcgtagtaataaaattttcgtTTCGTTCCTTTACACATTTGACGTGGTTTAGTAACTTCAAGTGGTAGATTAACTGATTGAATAATTTCTAAATCAAATGATTTCATAATGACGTTACCTGCAAATCATGTCTTATGGTCCTGCCAATTCAAAATATTAGGCCAAATCACAGATCCAATTTATAATTGTGTATAacgtttaagttttatttaaaaatcatgaTAACTGTGAATTCTAAAACTGTATTTTATAAACACGTAATATGTAAGTGATTGGTCAAGTCGTCCATAAAAGGGCACAACTAGAGTCGCTAAAGAAcgtaaaattacattataaggTACCCTAAATATGAATTTATCAACATTTCAATAGATGATCACAAAATAATGCACCACTTCGCAAGTGTTAATACTAAACCAATGTAAACGTCGAGCCAGCGCATAAGTAGCTccaacttcaaaaaataatttaaagcttcgcataattttacaaatgtaaatatttgtgtcACACATCAATATAATTTCAGTGCAATGCTAACGGACGTGTATAAGTGTAGTAGCATCTTCGTATTCGTGTAACCCTTAACATAACGAGTCTACGTATTAGCACTATATATACAGGCCGTCGACAAATTTAATATGACACGTAAATCGCCGAGTATACACAAACATTCGCCGAGCGAACGATCCCAAGGGAGCGGCGAACTCCCCGAGTCGAGCCGTACAGCGCGGTCACAAGCGCATCTCCCACAGGATGAGGTGCGCGTCCTTCGGGTTGGGGTCGGCGGCCGGCTGCGGGCGCTCGGCCGCGTCCGCCGTCTGGCGCCAGTCCACGTACCCGCGCCCGCCCACCACCGTCAGCACCGAGCGCCGCGCCGCGCTGGCGCCCACCACGTAGTCCGCGCCGCGCAGGCTGCGCCCCGCGCCTGCGCGTGGCTCCGCGCCGCCCTCCGCGCGGGACGACGAACGCTCCGACGCGCTGGACTTGGCTGACGATGAGTCAGGCGTCGACGCAGCCACCGGAGCCAAGGCGGCCGCACCTGATGCACCCGAACTAGTCCGCGACACCCCGCGCAGTGCCATGGACTCCTCGCTGCCCGACGACGTGCACAGACTGGAGGCGCGGGAGTCCACCGACCAGCTTGACAGGTCCAAACTCCTGGGCCTACCAGCCCGCATGCGCAGACGTCGGTCGAGCGTGCTGACTCGGAATGGTATGGCGGCCAGTTCGGGGTCACTCCTCCTGAGAGCCTCGCCGCCCGAGCCTCCCACGTCCGCCTCGCCGACACAGTCCTTCACGAACATCAAGTCTCCGTACAACCCGTATACGTCACAAGCGTTCAAGTTCGCACATTTAGGTAACGTCTTACTGAGACGCACGTCTCCCGGTTTCTTCCGCCGCACCACAGCAGACTGAACGCGCTGCGGTCGGTACGGGCTGGCGTCTTCTGATATCCGTCGCTCTAGTTTTGGTTTATCATTATCTTCCTTACCATTCTCTTCTTTAAATTCATGTAACGTGTGGTTGACGGTATCGGCGAGAGCACGAGCGTTGGATAGATTCCGCCGCACTGTATTTACATCTACATCTTTAGTTTCTGGCATCAATGAAAGTAGGAACGTCACCGGTCCAGCATGGGCGTGGTATGATGCGGCGATGTGTCCACCGATGAGCGGGAGTCCCTCCAGTTTGGGCAGTGGTACAGTGACACTGACGCCGGCAGTAGTGCCGACCCACAACAATCCCTGGCAGGCGAGCAGCGCGGACACGTACGCTGGTTTACTTCCCTCTCTAGCACCAATCGTTTTCGCGACATCAGCAGCAATGTCAATGTTTTGGAGGTGTTCGAATGTTTCAGCGTGGTACAAGCTGACGTAGGTGGAGTCTGAGAAGGCGGTCCAGAGTCCGACGCCGGAGTGCGCGAGGTACTTGACGGATCGGTCGCCGTCCCCCTTGAGCTCGAGTATGCGCATGATCTCCGCGGTGAGTGCGTTGATGGCGAAGACCCTGCGTGCACAGGTCGCGTATATGATGCCGTCTACAGGTAGCACGCAGTGCACGGGTCGGTCCCCGAGCTCTATGGCGAGCGGTTCCTGGAGTGCCCAGGAGTCGTCATGGTTCCGTCGGTATACAGACACTCGTCCATTAGCCAGCCCCACGAACATGGCGTCACAATGATATCGAATCTGCGTGATAGCCGCGATCGTTGGCACTTCGGTTAACTTTTCTTGCTTCTCGGGTTCAACTGcagaaaatattatgattttccTGTCATCAGTTCCGAGCCATACTGTGTCGCCGCAGAGTGTTGTTGCTTGTCGTACTCCACGTGCGAATTCCATTGAGGTAACCTGTAAACGATACAAGTAGGAATGTGTTAACTCACAGATTACTGACGATTGAATTTGATAGACGGAGGATTGAGTTGAAATGTGGAGAATGAGTGGAGACAGTACCTTGGTATCGGGCAGGTCTAGCGTGACGAGCGTCTTGAGTTTGGCGGCGCGGTGCGTGAGCACGGCGACGTGTGAGTCGCTGGCGCCGCCCGCGCTCACCCACAGCAAGGACCGCGCGCGACGTAGTGGACCGCCGCGACCGCCGCCGCACGACGTGTAGAAACAACCGCAACGAACCtgcaaacaatttattataatacttatttaagcCTACTGTACTTTACATATAGTATTAAAATATCAGTTTTCTCTAAATGAAACTGAGTAACCTGAATAATCATTACCCTCACGGCGTCACCTAAACCatcaatataaatgtaatataatgtgTTTCATGGCAGAGAGTGCTACATACTATGGATCCTTCTttcatttcttaaaaaaaaagcatatttCTCTAACTTTTATAACTTATGCCTCTGgtaatccataaaaaaaccatcaGACACAAATATTACAAACCTCAGTAAGTTGCCGCGAAGAATACACGGGTGTAGCAGCGACGAAGAGTGGCATTTTGTGCGCCGGCGCGAGTTGTGAGGGCAGTCTCCAGGCGGGCGAGTTGGCGGAGGCCTGCGCCAGTTGCGCGAGCCTGAGCTCCGTGGCCCAGGCCAGGCGGGCGCCCGGCTCACTGGCACGGAAGGTCAGTGGTTCCTCACGGCCTCGTATTGTTAGCTGGAGGCAGCAAGAGTCTACCCATGCCATCTCGTCGTCTTTTTTCTGTAATAAAGATTGGTGATGGTTATGATCAAACTAGGTTGTTTTATAgaagataaagataaattattttgaccCTTTAAGCTTTTTTGGAAGTCGTTAGGGGAAGCTTATGTTTAACTGTAGATGTCTTTTGGCTGATTTGACAATGATAAGTCAGATTCAATTGGCGACTATTAGGAGTAAGCAGTTTCTGG containing:
- the LOC118269092 gene encoding rho guanine nucleotide exchange factor 10-like protein isoform X6; the encoded protein is MMSQWIPVSYHTGFMYTILEEDLFSCGGEVRGGRVPPPSLGAPPDSLSPVQLRRRHVVAAIIHSENSYVATLQRLINDYKKPLEESSPAILNASKIQTLFHRLPDILQCHLHFRTALADCARTWDRDEKIGEVFLSAFSKAVVLDVYSDFINNFSVAMELAKMESKRKSALADFFKVKQISAHDRLSFFGLMVKPVQRFPQFIMFLQDLLKHTPPGHLDRVALQRALTRLEALADALNERKRDAERTQAFRAALRRLTRGGVAGAGGAGGAARFGAARLLASRADKRHLLRQDDLLQLEFNQSGGLTKCKPRRLLLLNDLVVCVSVGAAGEDAERLGLKWAHPVQDVDVLDTGTSPTLSRVLAQGMNRSGSLRSSSSSSMSTSTGDSLCSEMSALMHDYETVSRMADLAASLRAPYPELGADTFRALLQNIQRSIQKKDDEMAWVDSCCLQLTIRGREEPLTFRASEPGARLAWATELRLAQLAQASANSPAWRLPSQLAPAHKMPLFVAATPVYSSRQLTEVRCGCFYTSCGGGRGGPLRRARSLLWVSAGGASDSHVAVLTHRAAKLKTLVTLDLPDTKVTSMEFARGVRQATTLCGDTVWLGTDDRKIIIFSAVEPEKQEKLTEVPTIAAITQIRYHCDAMFVGLANGRVSVYRRNHDDSWALQEPLAIELGDRPVHCVLPVDGIIYATCARRVFAINALTAEIMRILELKGDGDRSVKYLAHSGVGLWTAFSDSTYVSLYHAETFEHLQNIDIAADVAKTIGAREGSKPAYVSALLACQGLLWVGTTAGVSVTVPLPKLEGLPLIGGHIAASYHAHAGPVTFLLSLMPETKDVDVNTVRRNLSNARALADTVNHTLHEFKEENGKEDNDKPKLERRISEDASPYRPQRVQSAVVRRKKPGDVRLSKTLPKCANLNACDVYGLYGDLMFVKDCVGEADVGGSGGEALRRSDPELAAIPFRVSTLDRRLRMRAGRPRSLDLSSWSVDSRASSLCTSSGSEESMALRGVSRTSSGASGAAALAPVAASTPDSSSAKSSASERSSSRAEGGAEPRAGAGRSLRGADYVVGASAARRSVLTVVGGRGYVDWRQTADAAERPQPAADPNPKDAHLILWEMRL
- the LOC118269092 gene encoding rho guanine nucleotide exchange factor 10-like protein isoform X7; this encodes MHGHESDKMPKLPELEEDLFSCGGEVRGGRVPPPSLGAPPDSLSPVQLRRRHVVAAIIHSENSYVATLQRLINDYKKPLEESSPAILNASKIQTLFHRLPDILQCHLHFRTALADCARTWDRDEKIGEVFLSAFSKAVVLDVYSDFINNFSVAMELAKMESKRKSALADFFKVKQISAHDRLSFFGLMVKPVQRFPQFIMFLQDLLKHTPPGHLDRVALQRALTRLEALADALNERKRDAERTQAFRAALRRLTRGGVAGAGGAGGAARFGAARLLASRADKRHLLRQDDLLQLEFNQSGGLTKCKPRRLLLLNDLVVCVSVGAAGEDAERLGLKWAHPVQDVDVLDTGTSPTLSRVLAQGMNRSGSLRSSSSSSMSTSTGDSLCSEMSALMHDYETVSRMADLAASLRAPYPELGADTFRALLQNIQRSIQKKDDEMAWVDSCCLQLTIRGREEPLTFRASEPGARLAWATELRLAQLAQASANSPAWRLPSQLAPAHKMPLFVAATPVYSSRQLTEVRCGCFYTSCGGGRGGPLRRARSLLWVSAGGASDSHVAVLTHRAAKLKTLVTLDLPDTKVTSMEFARGVRQATTLCGDTVWLGTDDRKIIIFSAVEPEKQEKLTEVPTIAAITQIRYHCDAMFVGLANGRVSVYRRNHDDSWALQEPLAIELGDRPVHCVLPVDGIIYATCARRVFAINALTAEIMRILELKGDGDRSVKYLAHSGVGLWTAFSDSTYVSLYHAETFEHLQNIDIAADVAKTIGAREGSKPAYVSALLACQGLLWVGTTAGVSVTVPLPKLEGLPLIGGHIAASYHAHAGPVTFLLSLMPETKDVDVNTVRRNLSNARALADTVNHTLHEFKEENGKEDNDKPKLERRISEDASPYRPQRVQSAVVRRKKPGDVRLSKTLPKCANLNACDVYGLYGDLMFVKDCVGEADVGGSGGEALRRSDPELAAIPFRVSTLDRRLRMRAGRPRSLDLSSWSVDSRASSLCTSSGSEESMALRGVSRTSSGASGAAALAPVAASTPDSSSAKSSASERSSSRAEGGAEPRAGAGRSLRGADYVVGASAARRSVLTVVGGRGYVDWRQTADAAERPQPAADPNPKDAHLILWEMRL
- the LOC118269092 gene encoding rho guanine nucleotide exchange factor 10-like protein isoform X3, whose translation is MNATQVQCEPHDSVVLIKYEHRSAGGSWEEPVSAVRNTPLRRSQRLNSTLDSRSTGQLRSTLSRARELCERWRSGGGATPAPPAPPPDDEGGGRLARWFSVRRGSSHQYDMHGHESDKMPKLPELEEDLFSCGGEVRGGRVPPPSLGAPPDSLSPVQLRRRHVVAAIIHSENSYVATLQRLINDYKKPLEESSPAILNASKIQTLFHRLPDILQCHLHFRTALADCARTWDRDEKIGEVFLSAFSKAVVLDVYSDFINNFSVAMELAKMESKRKSALADFFKVKQISAHDRLSFFGLMVKPVQRFPQFIMFLQDLLKHTPPGHLDRVALQRALTRLEALADALNERKRDAERTQAFRAALRRLTRGGVAGAGGAGGAARFGAARLLASRADKRHLLRQDDLLQLEFNQSGGLTKCKPRRLLLLNDLVVCVSVGAAGEDAERLGLKWAHPVQDVDVLDTGTSPTLSRVLAQGMNRSGSLRSSSSSSMSTSTGDSLCSEMSALMHDYETVSRMADLAASLRAPYPELGADTFRALLQNIQRSIQKKDDEMAWVDSCCLQLTIRGREEPLTFRASEPGARLAWATELRLAQLAQASANSPAWRLPSQLAPAHKMPLFVAATPVYSSRQLTEVRCGCFYTSCGGGRGGPLRRARSLLWVSAGGASDSHVAVLTHRAAKLKTLVTLDLPDTKVTSMEFARGVRQATTLCGDTVWLGTDDRKIIIFSAVEPEKQEKLTEVPTIAAITQIRYHCDAMFVGLANGRVSVYRRNHDDSWALQEPLAIELGDRPVHCVLPVDGIIYATCARRVFAINALTAEIMRILELKGDGDRSVKYLAHSGVGLWTAFSDSTYVSLYHAETFEHLQNIDIAADVAKTIGAREGSKPAYVSALLACQGLLWVGTTAGVSVTVPLPKLEGLPLIGGHIAASYHAHAGPVTFLLSLMPETKDVDVNTVRRNLSNARALADTVNHTLHEFKEENGKEDNDKPKLERRISEDASPYRPQRVQSAVVRRKKPGDVRLSKTLPKCANLNACDVYGLYGDLMFVKDCVGEADVGGSGGEALRRSDPELAAIPFRVSTLDRRLRMRAGRPRSLDLSSWSVDSRASSLCTSSGSEESMALRGVSRTSSGASGAAALAPVAASTPDSSSAKSSASERSSSRAEGGAEPRAGAGRSLRGADYVVGASAARRSVLTVVGGRGYVDWRQTADAAERPQPAADPNPKDAHLILWEMRL
- the LOC118269092 gene encoding rho guanine nucleotide exchange factor 10-like protein isoform X4 codes for the protein MRSNTTTWPILFNEHRSAGGSWEEPVSAVRNTPLRRSQRLNSTLDSRSTGQLRSTLSRARELCERWRSGGGATPAPPAPPPDDEGGGRLARWFSVRRGSSHQYDMHGHESDKMPKLPELEEDLFSCGGEVRGGRVPPPSLGAPPDSLSPVQLRRRHVVAAIIHSENSYVATLQRLINDYKKPLEESSPAILNASKIQTLFHRLPDILQCHLHFRTALADCARTWDRDEKIGEVFLSAFSKAVVLDVYSDFINNFSVAMELAKMESKRKSALADFFKVKQISAHDRLSFFGLMVKPVQRFPQFIMFLQDLLKHTPPGHLDRVALQRALTRLEALADALNERKRDAERTQAFRAALRRLTRGGVAGAGGAGGAARFGAARLLASRADKRHLLRQDDLLQLEFNQSGGLTKCKPRRLLLLNDLVVCVSVGAAGEDAERLGLKWAHPVQDVDVLDTGTSPTLSRVLAQGMNRSGSLRSSSSSSMSTSTGDSLCSEMSALMHDYETVSRMADLAASLRAPYPELGADTFRALLQNIQRSIQKKDDEMAWVDSCCLQLTIRGREEPLTFRASEPGARLAWATELRLAQLAQASANSPAWRLPSQLAPAHKMPLFVAATPVYSSRQLTEVRCGCFYTSCGGGRGGPLRRARSLLWVSAGGASDSHVAVLTHRAAKLKTLVTLDLPDTKVTSMEFARGVRQATTLCGDTVWLGTDDRKIIIFSAVEPEKQEKLTEVPTIAAITQIRYHCDAMFVGLANGRVSVYRRNHDDSWALQEPLAIELGDRPVHCVLPVDGIIYATCARRVFAINALTAEIMRILELKGDGDRSVKYLAHSGVGLWTAFSDSTYVSLYHAETFEHLQNIDIAADVAKTIGAREGSKPAYVSALLACQGLLWVGTTAGVSVTVPLPKLEGLPLIGGHIAASYHAHAGPVTFLLSLMPETKDVDVNTVRRNLSNARALADTVNHTLHEFKEENGKEDNDKPKLERRISEDASPYRPQRVQSAVVRRKKPGDVRLSKTLPKCANLNACDVYGLYGDLMFVKDCVGEADVGGSGGEALRRSDPELAAIPFRVSTLDRRLRMRAGRPRSLDLSSWSVDSRASSLCTSSGSEESMALRGVSRTSSGASGAAALAPVAASTPDSSSAKSSASERSSSRAEGGAEPRAGAGRSLRGADYVVGASAARRSVLTVVGGRGYVDWRQTADAAERPQPAADPNPKDAHLILWEMRL
- the LOC118269092 gene encoding rho guanine nucleotide exchange factor 10-like protein isoform X2, coding for MQFTLVIVVNKVKLCPVIEEPVKPIDEHRSAGGSWEEPVSAVRNTPLRRSQRLNSTLDSRSTGQLRSTLSRARELCERWRSGGGATPAPPAPPPDDEGGGRLARWFSVRRGSSHQYDMHGHESDKMPKLPELEEDLFSCGGEVRGGRVPPPSLGAPPDSLSPVQLRRRHVVAAIIHSENSYVATLQRLINDYKKPLEESSPAILNASKIQTLFHRLPDILQCHLHFRTALADCARTWDRDEKIGEVFLSAFSKAVVLDVYSDFINNFSVAMELAKMESKRKSALADFFKVKQISAHDRLSFFGLMVKPVQRFPQFIMFLQDLLKHTPPGHLDRVALQRALTRLEALADALNERKRDAERTQAFRAALRRLTRGGVAGAGGAGGAARFGAARLLASRADKRHLLRQDDLLQLEFNQSGGLTKCKPRRLLLLNDLVVCVSVGAAGEDAERLGLKWAHPVQDVDVLDTGTSPTLSRVLAQGMNRSGSLRSSSSSSMSTSTGDSLCSEMSALMHDYETVSRMADLAASLRAPYPELGADTFRALLQNIQRSIQKKDDEMAWVDSCCLQLTIRGREEPLTFRASEPGARLAWATELRLAQLAQASANSPAWRLPSQLAPAHKMPLFVAATPVYSSRQLTEVRCGCFYTSCGGGRGGPLRRARSLLWVSAGGASDSHVAVLTHRAAKLKTLVTLDLPDTKVTSMEFARGVRQATTLCGDTVWLGTDDRKIIIFSAVEPEKQEKLTEVPTIAAITQIRYHCDAMFVGLANGRVSVYRRNHDDSWALQEPLAIELGDRPVHCVLPVDGIIYATCARRVFAINALTAEIMRILELKGDGDRSVKYLAHSGVGLWTAFSDSTYVSLYHAETFEHLQNIDIAADVAKTIGAREGSKPAYVSALLACQGLLWVGTTAGVSVTVPLPKLEGLPLIGGHIAASYHAHAGPVTFLLSLMPETKDVDVNTVRRNLSNARALADTVNHTLHEFKEENGKEDNDKPKLERRISEDASPYRPQRVQSAVVRRKKPGDVRLSKTLPKCANLNACDVYGLYGDLMFVKDCVGEADVGGSGGEALRRSDPELAAIPFRVSTLDRRLRMRAGRPRSLDLSSWSVDSRASSLCTSSGSEESMALRGVSRTSSGASGAAALAPVAASTPDSSSAKSSASERSSSRAEGGAEPRAGAGRSLRGADYVVGASAARRSVLTVVGGRGYVDWRQTADAAERPQPAADPNPKDAHLILWEMRL
- the LOC118269092 gene encoding rho guanine nucleotide exchange factor 10-like protein isoform X5; protein product: MFCPSCMKLLHDKAQYTLSSFNLEEDLFSCGGEVRGGRVPPPSLGAPPDSLSPVQLRRRHVVAAIIHSENSYVATLQRLINDYKKPLEESSPAILNASKIQTLFHRLPDILQCHLHFRTALADCARTWDRDEKIGEVFLSAFSKAVVLDVYSDFINNFSVAMELAKMESKRKSALADFFKVKQISAHDRLSFFGLMVKPVQRFPQFIMFLQDLLKHTPPGHLDRVALQRALTRLEALADALNERKRDAERTQAFRAALRRLTRGGVAGAGGAGGAARFGAARLLASRADKRHLLRQDDLLQLEFNQSGGLTKCKPRRLLLLNDLVVCVSVGAAGEDAERLGLKWAHPVQDVDVLDTGTSPTLSRVLAQGMNRSGSLRSSSSSSMSTSTGDSLCSEMSALMHDYETVSRMADLAASLRAPYPELGADTFRALLQNIQRSIQKKDDEMAWVDSCCLQLTIRGREEPLTFRASEPGARLAWATELRLAQLAQASANSPAWRLPSQLAPAHKMPLFVAATPVYSSRQLTEVRCGCFYTSCGGGRGGPLRRARSLLWVSAGGASDSHVAVLTHRAAKLKTLVTLDLPDTKVTSMEFARGVRQATTLCGDTVWLGTDDRKIIIFSAVEPEKQEKLTEVPTIAAITQIRYHCDAMFVGLANGRVSVYRRNHDDSWALQEPLAIELGDRPVHCVLPVDGIIYATCARRVFAINALTAEIMRILELKGDGDRSVKYLAHSGVGLWTAFSDSTYVSLYHAETFEHLQNIDIAADVAKTIGAREGSKPAYVSALLACQGLLWVGTTAGVSVTVPLPKLEGLPLIGGHIAASYHAHAGPVTFLLSLMPETKDVDVNTVRRNLSNARALADTVNHTLHEFKEENGKEDNDKPKLERRISEDASPYRPQRVQSAVVRRKKPGDVRLSKTLPKCANLNACDVYGLYGDLMFVKDCVGEADVGGSGGEALRRSDPELAAIPFRVSTLDRRLRMRAGRPRSLDLSSWSVDSRASSLCTSSGSEESMALRGVSRTSSGASGAAALAPVAASTPDSSSAKSSASERSSSRAEGGAEPRAGAGRSLRGADYVVGASAARRSVLTVVGGRGYVDWRQTADAAERPQPAADPNPKDAHLILWEMRL
- the LOC118269092 gene encoding rho guanine nucleotide exchange factor 10-like protein isoform X1, with protein sequence MDMYRYSDTKNARKCDKITKIKHKLIKKHRLNEHRSAGGSWEEPVSAVRNTPLRRSQRLNSTLDSRSTGQLRSTLSRARELCERWRSGGGATPAPPAPPPDDEGGGRLARWFSVRRGSSHQYDMHGHESDKMPKLPELEEDLFSCGGEVRGGRVPPPSLGAPPDSLSPVQLRRRHVVAAIIHSENSYVATLQRLINDYKKPLEESSPAILNASKIQTLFHRLPDILQCHLHFRTALADCARTWDRDEKIGEVFLSAFSKAVVLDVYSDFINNFSVAMELAKMESKRKSALADFFKVKQISAHDRLSFFGLMVKPVQRFPQFIMFLQDLLKHTPPGHLDRVALQRALTRLEALADALNERKRDAERTQAFRAALRRLTRGGVAGAGGAGGAARFGAARLLASRADKRHLLRQDDLLQLEFNQSGGLTKCKPRRLLLLNDLVVCVSVGAAGEDAERLGLKWAHPVQDVDVLDTGTSPTLSRVLAQGMNRSGSLRSSSSSSMSTSTGDSLCSEMSALMHDYETVSRMADLAASLRAPYPELGADTFRALLQNIQRSIQKKDDEMAWVDSCCLQLTIRGREEPLTFRASEPGARLAWATELRLAQLAQASANSPAWRLPSQLAPAHKMPLFVAATPVYSSRQLTEVRCGCFYTSCGGGRGGPLRRARSLLWVSAGGASDSHVAVLTHRAAKLKTLVTLDLPDTKVTSMEFARGVRQATTLCGDTVWLGTDDRKIIIFSAVEPEKQEKLTEVPTIAAITQIRYHCDAMFVGLANGRVSVYRRNHDDSWALQEPLAIELGDRPVHCVLPVDGIIYATCARRVFAINALTAEIMRILELKGDGDRSVKYLAHSGVGLWTAFSDSTYVSLYHAETFEHLQNIDIAADVAKTIGAREGSKPAYVSALLACQGLLWVGTTAGVSVTVPLPKLEGLPLIGGHIAASYHAHAGPVTFLLSLMPETKDVDVNTVRRNLSNARALADTVNHTLHEFKEENGKEDNDKPKLERRISEDASPYRPQRVQSAVVRRKKPGDVRLSKTLPKCANLNACDVYGLYGDLMFVKDCVGEADVGGSGGEALRRSDPELAAIPFRVSTLDRRLRMRAGRPRSLDLSSWSVDSRASSLCTSSGSEESMALRGVSRTSSGASGAAALAPVAASTPDSSSAKSSASERSSSRAEGGAEPRAGAGRSLRGADYVVGASAARRSVLTVVGGRGYVDWRQTADAAERPQPAADPNPKDAHLILWEMRL